GTGAGATTGTACTATATCTACATTTTGTCTTCCTTCTTTATTTAATGTTTGTTGCTTACTTATTTACCTAAATGTATTTCTTAGAAGCATTCTTATATGGATTTTAGGTAGAGGTTTAATTGTGACTTAATTTACATGTACTTTTTTGATTCAGGAGGAATTTTGTTATAGTTAGAGTGAGTTGTGAATCTAGCTACATTTTTTCTGCAATAGGCAATAAATAGTTGTCAAACTAGCTGTGGAATAATTCTGTATTTTATCACTGATTTTTGATTCCTCCAATTGCGTACAGTATTCAAGTTATGACTCATTTGGCAGCTGTATATTTTGCTCTTTGGGCATATTTATTCTTGAGCCATTGTTATGCTatgtaatttatttatgtttatttaattcattttttatatttatatatttaataagtaTATTGATGTTAATCATGCCATTTTATCTTTAACTCATAAATAATATAGGACTCATTTATTATTTAAAGTATGTTCCTAacatgtattttattaattttaaatatattctgaaatCATATTACCCTTTAAATATAAATCTTAAGTGGATTttgttataataaaataattggcAGTAATTAtttcttagtattttattttttataaaaactcattttttaaaatgtcacatttGCAATGTCTTtggaagttttatttatttatttactttatttagctttacaatactgtattggttttgtcatacatcaacatgaatctgccacaggcgtacacgtgttccccatcctgaacccacctccctccccgtaccatccctctgggtcatcccagtgcaccagccccaagcaccctgtattctgcatcaaacctagactggcgattcatttcttatatgatattatacatgtttcaatgccattctcccaaatcatcccaccctcgccctctcccacagagtccaaaagactgttctatacatctgtgtctcttttgctacctcacatacagggttattgttaccatctttctaaattccatatatatgtgttagtatactgtattggtgtttttctttctggcttacttcactctgtatagtcggctccagtttcatccacctcattagaactgattcaaatgtattcttttttatggctgagtaatactccattgtgtatatgtaccacagctttcttatccactcatctgctgatggacatctaggttgcttccatgtcctggctattatcaacagtgctgcgatgaacattggggtacacgtgtctcttttgattctggtttcctcggtttTTATAAAACAAGTTACATACACATGAAGTTAAAAGTTCAAATTTCTTTCTTCACCTTACCTTGAATTTGAGAAATATTGCTTAGAATTGTTGATGTATATTCCTCCAGCCTTTTGAATGCAAATACCATAAATACCAAATCAATATTAACATAATAACATTACATTGCAATCTTTTTCCGCTTAAATATATGTTGTCATCTTTTAATTCCCATAAACATAGctttatcttattctttttctcaACTCTATATTCTTCCATTATACAAAGAGATTGTAAATGTTAAAGTCATTTCCATATTAAAAGTTAAACTTGTGtcactttttcaattttcatatttttatgttataattTCACTCAAATTTTAGATTAAATGTTACTACTATGAATATCTtcatgccattttttaaaatttgtttaactGAATCTTTGGAAATATTCCTTAGTTGGAACTACTCTGGGGCAATGAATATGTGCATTTTATGTTTTGATACATTTTGCCAAGTTAGTTTCTAAGAATGTTACACAGTAAACCCTTGTAAAATAGTTATAATAGTTCTTCTTTCCTCAGACCCTTAACAGAGTTGGACATCAATGATATAATCGGTATTTATGACTTTTCTAACCCTTCAGTATACCACATCCTTGTTTTATATCGAGTTTAATTATTTCTGAGACAGAATATCCTACATATGTGTTAAagattagaatttatttttacatgACTTTGTTTATAATTATTGTCAATTTTCCCACTGAGTCAAAGGACTTTACTGTAGTGATTTCTAAAAATaccttaagtaaatattttaatgacaatGTTTGTATTTTGTAAATCTCTTTGATATCTGGCCTTATAGAAGACAGATGGATTCTCATATCAGCATTTACATTCCATCTCTCataatacattattgttatacatatatctactactTTTTTagaagattcttttcccatataggccattacagagtattaagtagagGTCTCTGTgctacataaatatgtatattaacagaattttgtatttttcacttaaattAGTCTTTAATTATGCTATTTTTGTTGTGATTTACTGTCTCCTGTGTAATTTTGCTTCTCTGTGCATTGGTCTCTCCTGtaactgaatcttttttttttttttaactgaatatttttaatgaaatggatCCTACCTAGATTTGAGCAGATGGTACTGACATTGCTCCTGACTGCCAGTCTTAGCATTTCTATCCGGAATTACAATCTTTCCACTTCCTTTTTCTCACTGGTTAGGATAGACCCTGCATCACATCTGCCtttaatttttcaagaaatattaaGTATGTTTGAGTTAGCCTATGCAGAAGTCCTGATGGGGAATGATGGTATGTAAGAGTAGTCAATGCATGGGTAGTAAAAAGTGGATGTAATATAGACATACTTAGGGAATCAGTGCCTGCAATGTGCTAATTGTTTGAAAGATGAATAGGGTGACTGATATGAGGGAGATATGACAAAGATAATTTCAAGGTTTTTAGATATAGAAATTGATGGTGTTACACTATCAGTTGCTGAGTTGAAAACCATTATAGGAAAAACAGATCTGGGGCAACGAGAAGAGAAATGTGGTAGTTTGGAACATACTGAGTTGGGTGCACTTGTGAGGTTTTAAAGTGAAGATGGCAGGCATAGGATAACTAGTTGCAAAAAGTATAAGCTAACTAGTTTCAAGACTGAGGAgaggaatattttcaaaattataaaccTAACAGTCTTCAACAAAGGAGTCACAGTTAAAGTCATGGTGTTTGGAGATATTTCCCACATGGAGTTTGTCAACCTAGAAAGCAACAGACATGGTCAGAGCACTGAAAAATACCAACACTCAGGAATAGGTAGAAAAGGGTGGCtcgttccctggtggctcaatggtagagaatccacttgcaggTGCAGGAGATTTGGGGAGATTTaacgtgctgcagagcagctaagcctgcgtGTCAGAACTACTAGGGCCGGTGCACCTTACAGCCCATGCTCCGGGGGAAGAGACGCCATCGCAACGAGAAGCTGACGCACATCACTCACCACACACAAAGCCCatgcagaaatgaagacccagcacagccatccgtaaatattagtaaataaataaaatagcatattaaaaaagaacaagtaGAAAAACAAGTGAATACTGAAGTAGGAGTAAAAAATTTCTGTGTCATGTCACAAAATAAGACAGGTTGGAGGAAAGGCTCAACAGTTTTGATGAGGTTTCATAAGACTGAGTAATTTTACAGATTAAATAGGGTCAAGAAGACCATTGCATAGTGCTGCCAGGAGACTGGGCTCCCTCTGCGGGGGCAGTTTTCCAGGATTAAGAAGAGGGTTCCATTCTTTCAGTAAGACAAATCTGACATAGTAAGTTACTGGAGAATGTCTGACCTTCAAAACTTTTCCAACCTGGGGATATCTGAAGTGGCAGAGTAAACAACCTCAATTTTGTCTTCTCTTTATGTTTGTAAGGGATAAAAAAGAAGAGACTGCATGGTCTGCTTTGGTTTCATACATTAAGCCTATCTTGTCAGCCCCTTGTGACCCTTGGGCTTTACACTGAACTTTTTTTCCAAATCCCTGACCAGTGATGTTTCTTTGCCCAATATTATTTTTGcacatattttcttataaaatttccTGAATTGCTGGTAGCCAGGCAGGACTTGCTTTAGAGTTACATGACTTGTATCTCtgggaaaaattattttgataCCACTTCTATTATGCCTTAAAATTGTAACTAAaatctttgcaaatatttatgaGTAAACAGAAGAGAAGGATAGTTTATCACTTTCTAGAACTGAAAGTGAGCAGATGATACAGGAGAAGGCTCAGAGATGCATGTGTGAAGATAATGTTAACAATCAGTCatgaacttttcactttcagtctgcgaGGCACAACCTATCCAAGATCATGATGGCCACATTCAACTTGACCAGCTTCACGAATCCAGGTTCATTCATCCTGCTGGGAATCCCAGGACTGGAGCGCTTCCACATCTGGATCGGGATTCCCTTCTTTATCATTTACCTTGTGGCTCTTGCAGGCAATAGTGTCCTTCTCTATCTTATTTTCATGGAGCGCAGCCTTCACAAGCCCATGCTCTTTTTCCTCTCCATGCTGGCGGCTACAGATCTCATCCTGTCTAACACATGTGTACCCAAAACATTCAGCATCTTCTGGCTGGGTCCTCAGGAAATCACCTTTCCTGGATGTCTTACTCAGATGTTTTTTCTCCACTATAGCTTTGCCATGGATTCTGCCACCTTGCTGGCTATGGCATTTGATCGCTATATTGCTATTTGCTTCCCTCTAAGATATAACACTATTCTCACCCGCCAGGTTATTACTAAGATTGTAATGGGTATTGTCAGCAGGAGCTTCTGTATCATCTTCCCATGCGTGTTCCTATTAAAGCGACTGCCTTTCTGCCAAACACTTATCATTCCACACACATACTGTGAGCACATAGGCATTGCCCAACTCGCCTGTGCAGACATCTCCGTCAACATCTGGTATGGTTTTGCTGTGCCTGTAATGACTGTTACATCAGACCTGATCCTCACTGGCATCTCCTACACTCTCATTCTTCGTGCTGTCTTTAACCTCCCATCCCAGGATGCCCGCCAGAAAGCCCTCAACACATGTGGCTCCCATGTTTGTGTCATGCTTATATTCTACATACCAGCCATATTCTCTGTCCTCACTCACCGTTTTGGTCACAATATTCCTCACTCCTTCCACATATTGATTGCTAACCTCTATGTAGCCattcctcctgcactcaatccaATCATCTATGGGGTGAAAACCAAGCAGATTCGGGAAAAGATAATCCTACTATTCTTTCTTAAAGGGACCCAGTGACATTAGACTGAGAG
This portion of the Capra hircus breed San Clemente chromosome 15, ASM170441v1, whole genome shotgun sequence genome encodes:
- the LOC102180484 gene encoding olfactory receptor 52H1-like, with amino-acid sequence MMATFNLTSFTNPGSFILLGIPGLERFHIWIGIPFFIIYLVALAGNSVLLYLIFMERSLHKPMLFFLSMLAATDLILSNTCVPKTFSIFWLGPQEITFPGCLTQMFFLHYSFAMDSATLLAMAFDRYIAICFPLRYNTILTRQVITKIVMGIVSRSFCIIFPCVFLLKRLPFCQTLIIPHTYCEHIGIAQLACADISVNIWYGFAVPVMTVTSDLILTGISYTLILRAVFNLPSQDARQKALNTCGSHVCVMLIFYIPAIFSVLTHRFGHNIPHSFHILIANLYVAIPPALNPIIYGVKTKQIREKIILLFFLKGTQ